One stretch of Serinicoccus hydrothermalis DNA includes these proteins:
- a CDS encoding cupin domain-containing protein: MAPDPISRQTARQSTWHEVCQAYHLVERADLTVVHEHMPAGSAGRPHSHQRSRQFFYVLAGTGTMTLGQREVPVPADSGIEVPPRTHHFMRNDGEDDLEMIVVTTPRASGTPHVREQPLGRDRGGLVVGSHLRHTRSGDLSTVVRFEEAMDTSPFLGQGGLDWHTSALGDPDLEHWVLVDRLDRVIAFGILVGVGGGDTVEIRRMVVAPEGRGQGLGRLLLRQLLEHALANPRVHRVWLDVSADNTRARSLYRAVGFVEKDAPADATLLDNGVYMEWGDTQRIP, encoded by the coding sequence ATGGCTCCCGACCCCATCAGCAGGCAGACCGCCCGCCAGTCGACGTGGCACGAGGTGTGCCAGGCATACCACCTCGTGGAGCGGGCCGACCTGACCGTGGTGCACGAGCACATGCCGGCGGGGAGCGCCGGGAGGCCGCACAGCCACCAGCGCTCGCGGCAGTTCTTCTACGTCCTCGCGGGGACGGGCACGATGACCCTCGGGCAGCGCGAGGTGCCGGTGCCCGCGGACTCGGGGATCGAGGTGCCGCCGCGCACGCACCACTTCATGCGCAACGACGGCGAGGACGACCTGGAGATGATCGTCGTCACGACCCCCCGGGCGAGCGGCACGCCGCACGTGCGGGAGCAGCCGCTGGGCCGGGACCGTGGTGGTCTGGTCGTCGGCTCCCACCTGCGTCACACCCGCTCCGGCGACCTGTCGACGGTGGTGCGCTTCGAGGAGGCGATGGACACCAGCCCCTTCCTGGGGCAGGGCGGCCTGGACTGGCACACCTCCGCGCTCGGCGACCCGGACCTCGAGCACTGGGTGCTGGTGGACCGGCTCGACCGGGTGATCGCCTTCGGCATCCTCGTCGGGGTCGGTGGCGGCGACACGGTGGAGATCCGGCGCATGGTCGTGGCCCCGGAGGGCCGTGGTCAGGGCCTCGGCCGGCTGCTGCTGCGGCAGCTGCTCGAGCACGCGCTGGCCAACCCGCGGGTGCACCGCGTCTGGCTCGACGTCAGCGCGGACAACACCCGGGCGCGCTCGCTCTACCGCGCGGTCGGCTTCGTCGAGAAGGACGCCCCGGCCGATGCCACGCTGCTGGACAACGGCGTCTACATGGAGTGGGGCGACACCCAGCGCATACCCTGA
- a CDS encoding uridine kinase codes for MSAPGFLPLRQLVLVDLLGLMLAVRPGERAVIAIDGPDGVGKSHLARELEALAPHVAGRAVHAVSVDGFHHPREHRHARGSTGTTCYEDSYDYDALRRAVLWPFRDGQDIVPAVFDVARDTPVFPEPVPLAADAVLLVEGVFLRRPELRGEWDATCLVTAPAGVSVPRGNARFPRLAGLDDPGHEGNARYVEAQQIYRLQSRTWAPDWIVDNTDLQRPELVWPDPDEPQWFDQ; via the coding sequence GTGAGCGCGCCCGGATTCCTGCCCCTGCGCCAGCTGGTGCTGGTCGACCTGCTCGGGCTGATGCTCGCAGTGCGACCGGGGGAGCGCGCCGTCATCGCGATCGACGGTCCGGACGGGGTGGGCAAGAGCCACCTGGCGCGAGAGCTCGAGGCGCTGGCGCCGCACGTCGCGGGCCGCGCCGTGCACGCCGTGTCGGTCGACGGCTTCCACCACCCGCGGGAGCACCGGCACGCGCGCGGGAGCACGGGGACGACCTGCTACGAGGACTCCTACGACTACGACGCGCTGCGGCGCGCGGTGCTGTGGCCCTTCCGCGACGGGCAGGACATCGTGCCGGCCGTCTTCGACGTCGCCCGGGACACGCCGGTCTTCCCCGAGCCGGTGCCCCTGGCCGCGGACGCCGTGCTCCTCGTCGAGGGTGTCTTCCTGCGCCGGCCCGAGCTGCGGGGTGAGTGGGACGCGACCTGCCTGGTGACCGCTCCGGCCGGCGTGAGCGTGCCGCGGGGCAACGCCCGCTTCCCCCGGCTCGCCGGGCTGGACGACCCCGGGCACGAGGGCAACGCGCGCTATGTTGAGGCGCAGCAGATCTACCGCCTGCAGTCCCGCACCTGGGCCCCCGACTGGATCGTGGACAACACCGACCTCCAGCGCCCGGAGCTGGTCTGGCCGGACCCGGACGAGCCGCAGTGGTTCGACCAGTGA